The segment GGGCCGCGTAGCTGTCCTGGCAGTCTCCACGGCGAAGCTGAAATTCCGGAGCCGCTACGCCAGGGCAGCTCCCCTGAAGTAGTCTGAAGCCAGCGGCGTGCACTAGTAATTCTGCTAGTTGTACCTGGCCTCGAAAGCGCCAAGACTCAGGCTTACCGACTTGCAAGGCCAAACCCTGTGTCAACAACGCTGCCTGCCTATTGCCCTTATGGGTACCACCAAAATCAAGCAAGCCCTGCATCTATGCTTGGCTTCAATGGTGAGCGATACGACCCGTTTACTTATGGGTATGCCTTGGGTCAAGGCTACCGTTGCTACAGCCCGACATTGATGCGTTTCCAAGGGCCAGACGACCTCAGTCCGTTTCTAGAAGGAGGGTTTAATACCTATATTTATTGCAAGGGTGATCCCGTTAATTACCAAGACGACTCAGGGCGTGCTCCGACGCCCGCGCAACTGACTGCGGCCATCAATAAGCTGAAGCCTGTTTCATCGGCCCGTGCCGAACAGCAAATCTTTACCAAAACAAATAGGCACCACGAGCAACCCGCCGCCCGTGCGATTAAAATGAAGCAGAAGGCAAAAAGCGTGAGTTTTGCGGAAGACACCATCTTTGAAAGGAACCGCTCTGCTCATTACAGGGAGTACCAAGAGCGAAAAAAACTTATCAACGAAATGAATCGGCTTCATACATTCAATGAGGAACTGAATAACGACCTCAATCAACTCTGGAGCCCTGTCACTCGAAGCAACTATCGAGCGTATGACCTCTTACCCGATTATCGGCGCCGGCTTGAGTCGATCAATCACAGCCTCCGTAAAGTGCAGTTGAAAAAGGAAGCAATCCAGTTACGCCTGCAACAAATCCGGCGATAAAGCACGCTATTTCACACCGACGGAGTGGCTGCCGCTGCTGGCATAGTCCATAGACTACCCAGATTCTGCAACAACGACCCGGCAATCCCCTGCTGCCCCAGGTACTGCAGAATCAACGGCGCAAACTTCCCGATCATCCCGGTATCCATCCCCAGCGCTTTGAACGCATTGTCCAGGTCGCTCCGGCTCTGCACATCGTAGCCCAACGCCTTGTTCAAGGCGGACTGGCTGCCCTTGTCATTGCCCAGCAATTCACCCAGCCCGCTCAACCCGCCCAGGACATTGGCGCCCGACAGCAGGTCCAGGCGCGGCATGACCTTGGTCAACTGGCCATAGTCGTCGCTGCTCAGGTTGTTACGCGCCAGCCCCAGCATCGCCCCTGCCCCGCCCACGGCCTGCTCGGGGGTGATATTCAACCGGCTGCCCAGCGTGTTGAGCAGGTTGGCCTGCCCTTCAGGCGCCTACACCTGGCTTTGTTGCTGCGGGTTCTGCATGGCGGGGACGGCGTTGGCAGCGTCGCTGAGGTTGAAGGCGAACACAGGGCTTGCGGTGAGGGTCACCAGGGTTGCCAGGGTGAACGCTTGCATCGGGAGGGACCTCGTTGGCCGGGATGGCCTGGGAAACGACGATTTTGACTCGGTAATTGGGAGATTGTTCCGATACTGTTGTCAGCGGGTGTTTTCCGACCAGAACCGTTAGCCACTCCCTGTTATTTCTGCCAGTAGCGGTGTGCGCAGATCGCCGAGATACTAAGCAGTACCCATGGTAACGGGGCGAAAAATATGTTCCGCCTTCAAAGCGAGCACAACGGAACAAAGTACCCAAAGCACGCCATCGAGCATCAGCCGGTCACTTACTCGAGGCCGACCATGCCTACGGGTTTCGATTAAAAGATCGGAAACCGCATCCCAGGCCTCATGCGAGATTTCGTATCGCTTTGCCATCACAGGATTCCTTTCCGTTGATGGCCGGGGAATGTACGAAATCATTGGGGATGCGTGGAGATAACTGGGTTTCTACGAATTTTGTACAGAGCCTAGGCTCTGTCTGAAAAAAGCCGTCGCATACACCGCAGGACACAAGCCAGCGAAACCATCGCGGCGTAACTTTTTGCGAGCTTGTCGAAGCGCGTGACGATCCGGCGGTTCTCTTTCAACCAGCCAAACATGCGTTCGATGATGTTGCGCTGTCGGTATTTGGGCCGGTCGAACAGTCTGGGTAAGCCAGGCTTGGGCTTGCGCTTCATCGAGCGCAGCGGGATGACGGGTTGCATTCGATATTGATCGCAGTAGCGGCGTAGCGCTTCGGCGTCGTAGCCCTTGTCGGCAAGTAGCCATTTACAGCGCTTGCGCGGACGGCCACGTCGGCTCGATGGAATGCTGACCTCGTCCAGCAGTGGTT is part of the Pseudomonas parafulva genome and harbors:
- a CDS encoding RHS repeat-associated core domain-containing protein; this encodes MSTTLPAYCPYGYHQNQASPASMLGFNGERYDPFTYGYALGQGYRCYSPTLMRFQGPDDLSPFLEGGFNTYIYCKGDPVNYQDDSGRAPTPAQLTAAINKLKPVSSARAEQQIFTKTNRHHEQPAARAIKMKQKAKSVSFAEDTIFERNRSAHYREYQERKKLINEMNRLHTFNEELNNDLNQLWSPVTRSNYRAYDLLPDYRRRLESINHSLRKVQLKKEAIQLRLQQIRR